From the Streptomyces sp. Tu 2975 genome, one window contains:
- a CDS encoding ThuA domain-containing protein: MTLSPSAEAAPYRVLVFSKVTNFGHDSIPAGIEAIKKLGSENGFEVEATDDAAAFTDENLARFQAIVFNNTNSTPESGDLLDAAQRAALQKFVRGGGGWVGLHAASASERDWGWYEGLVGAIFDKHPAVQTGRIKVLDRSHPSTEGLPELWERTEEWYNWRTNPTGKVHTLAQIKVRDGITGLDEGVDHPWSWCQNYDGGRSWFTAGGHAESAFQEPDFLKHLLGGIQWAAGNRPGDCTATKTGAFQRTPLATSDLADPFELAVAPDRRVFFIERTGKVKVIDQSTLKVTTALDFEYTPEMTSQSDGLLGLALDPDFAENNWLYLLNSDKTEKRLNLSRFTVTGNTIDQASEKRLLTVPTLRGEGRANSHMAGSIAFDKNGDLYIATGDNTDPFASDGFAPIDEREGRRAWDAQGTSGNTNDLRGKILRITPKDDGTYAVPEGNLFASGTEKTRAEIYAMGMRNPFRITTDPGSGALMVADYGPDARAADPDRGPEGTVEYMRITEAGNFGWPYCVGNNTPFNDYDFATGTSGPKFDCADLVNDSPNNTGLTDLPPARPATVWYAYSASDRFPELGSGGGGPMSGPVYDHDEANTYQGKFPAAFDGKWFAYELTRKWFKTFSVQQHDQTFTDPRFAPVKAGDLHSINPVFGDMTWNQPFDADFGPDGALYVIDFGLGSGTGRGGSNEGSGIYRIDHVGDDRLPDAKATATPDSGSVPLTVAFSGEGSGLPDDEPVSYAWDFDGNGTTDSTEANPTHVYEDKGRFTARLTVTGPGGLTGLAVQDITVGNTRPQVTIQRPPDGGMFGFGDTIPFIVKVKDKEDGRGIDCSRVVVQSQLGHDSHLHPLDNYTGCAGEITTDAGDSHGPGQNLYYGITAQYEDKGAPGVPALTGSASLTLRTAFREAEHMTSTGGAQQGAVVGSRGDASGGKRLTEIEHGDWISFDPVSLKGIDSVTVGAASGGIGGSIEFRAGSPTGELLGKVTVPATGGWGDIVSPTTPLTDPGGTMKLYAVFTNPDWSADKPDLFAVDWLHFNGQGVEKRQGAAVTVAAAPATGNAPLTVRLTGKVKLPEGRTAASYHWDFGDNTRPAGEETATATHSYPRPGAYTAHLTATDDKGDTTSGFVRIDVS, encoded by the coding sequence GTGACCCTGTCGCCCAGCGCCGAGGCGGCGCCTTATCGCGTGCTCGTCTTCTCCAAGGTCACGAACTTCGGCCACGACTCGATCCCCGCGGGCATCGAGGCGATCAAGAAGCTCGGCAGTGAGAACGGCTTCGAGGTCGAAGCCACCGACGACGCCGCGGCCTTCACCGACGAGAACCTCGCCCGATTCCAGGCGATCGTCTTCAACAACACCAACTCCACGCCGGAGAGCGGCGATCTGCTGGACGCGGCGCAGCGCGCCGCGCTCCAGAAGTTCGTCCGCGGCGGCGGCGGCTGGGTCGGTCTGCACGCCGCCTCCGCGAGCGAACGCGACTGGGGCTGGTACGAGGGCCTGGTCGGCGCCATCTTCGACAAGCACCCCGCCGTGCAGACCGGCCGGATCAAGGTGCTGGACCGGTCGCACCCCTCCACCGAGGGCCTTCCCGAGCTCTGGGAACGCACGGAGGAGTGGTACAACTGGCGCACCAACCCGACCGGCAAGGTCCACACCCTGGCCCAGATCAAGGTCCGCGACGGGATCACCGGCCTCGACGAGGGCGTCGACCACCCGTGGTCGTGGTGCCAGAACTACGACGGCGGACGCTCCTGGTTCACCGCCGGCGGCCACGCCGAGTCCGCCTTCCAGGAGCCGGACTTCCTGAAGCACCTGCTCGGTGGCATCCAGTGGGCCGCGGGCAACAGGCCCGGGGACTGCACCGCGACGAAGACGGGTGCCTTCCAGCGGACGCCGCTCGCCACCAGCGATCTCGCCGACCCGTTCGAGTTGGCGGTGGCGCCCGACCGCCGGGTCTTCTTCATCGAGCGCACCGGCAAGGTGAAGGTGATCGACCAGTCGACCCTGAAGGTCACCACCGCGCTCGACTTCGAGTACACCCCCGAGATGACCAGCCAGTCCGACGGACTGCTGGGGCTCGCCCTCGACCCGGACTTCGCCGAGAACAACTGGCTCTACCTGCTGAACTCCGACAAGACCGAGAAGCGGCTGAACCTCTCCCGCTTCACCGTCACCGGCAACACCATCGACCAGGCATCCGAGAAGCGGCTGCTGACCGTCCCGACCCTGCGAGGCGAAGGACGGGCCAACTCGCACATGGCGGGGTCGATCGCGTTCGACAAGAACGGCGACCTCTACATCGCCACCGGCGACAACACCGACCCTTTCGCCTCCGACGGCTTCGCACCGATCGACGAGCGTGAGGGACGCCGCGCCTGGGACGCCCAGGGCACCTCCGGCAACACCAACGACCTGCGCGGCAAGATCCTGCGCATCACGCCCAAGGACGACGGCACGTACGCGGTGCCCGAGGGCAACCTGTTCGCCTCCGGCACGGAGAAGACCCGGGCCGAGATCTACGCGATGGGTATGCGCAACCCGTTCCGGATCACCACCGACCCGGGCAGTGGCGCGCTGATGGTCGCCGACTACGGCCCGGACGCCCGCGCCGCCGACCCGGACCGCGGCCCCGAAGGCACGGTCGAATACATGCGCATCACCGAGGCGGGCAACTTCGGCTGGCCGTACTGCGTCGGCAACAACACCCCGTTCAACGACTACGACTTCGCCACCGGGACCTCAGGCCCGAAGTTCGACTGCGCCGACCTGGTCAACGACTCGCCGAACAACACCGGTCTCACCGACCTGCCGCCGGCCCGGCCTGCCACCGTCTGGTACGCGTACTCGGCCTCCGACCGGTTCCCCGAGCTCGGCAGCGGCGGCGGTGGTCCGATGAGCGGACCGGTCTACGACCACGATGAGGCCAACACCTACCAGGGCAAGTTCCCCGCGGCCTTCGACGGCAAGTGGTTCGCCTACGAACTGACCCGTAAATGGTTCAAGACCTTCTCCGTCCAGCAGCACGACCAGACGTTCACCGACCCGCGCTTCGCCCCGGTCAAGGCGGGGGACCTGCACTCGATCAACCCCGTCTTCGGCGACATGACGTGGAACCAGCCCTTCGACGCCGACTTCGGCCCGGACGGCGCGCTGTACGTCATCGACTTCGGGCTCGGCAGCGGCACGGGGCGCGGCGGCAGCAACGAGGGCTCCGGGATCTACCGCATCGACCACGTCGGCGACGACCGGCTGCCCGACGCCAAGGCCACGGCCACTCCGGACAGCGGTTCCGTGCCGCTGACCGTCGCGTTCTCCGGCGAGGGCTCCGGGCTGCCCGACGACGAGCCGGTCAGCTACGCCTGGGACTTCGACGGGAACGGCACGACCGACTCGACAGAGGCGAACCCGACCCACGTGTACGAGGACAAGGGCCGCTTCACCGCCCGGCTCACCGTCACCGGCCCCGGAGGACTCACCGGGCTGGCCGTCCAGGACATCACCGTCGGCAACACCAGGCCGCAGGTCACCATCCAGCGGCCCCCGGACGGCGGGATGTTCGGCTTCGGCGACACCATCCCCTTCATCGTGAAGGTCAAGGACAAGGAGGACGGACGAGGGATCGACTGCTCACGGGTGGTCGTCCAGTCGCAGCTCGGCCACGACTCCCACCTCCATCCCCTGGACAACTACACGGGGTGCGCCGGCGAGATCACGACCGACGCCGGTGACAGTCACGGTCCCGGCCAGAACCTCTACTACGGCATCACCGCCCAGTACGAGGACAAGGGCGCACCGGGCGTGCCCGCCCTCACCGGGTCCGCCTCGCTGACCCTGCGCACCGCGTTCCGCGAGGCCGAGCACATGACGTCGACCGGCGGGGCGCAGCAAGGAGCCGTCGTGGGCAGCCGCGGAGACGCTTCCGGCGGGAAGCGGCTCACCGAGATCGAACACGGCGACTGGATCAGCTTCGACCCCGTCAGCCTGAAGGGCATCGACTCGGTGACCGTGGGCGCGGCCTCCGGCGGCATCGGCGGAAGCATCGAGTTCCGAGCCGGATCACCGACCGGTGAACTGCTCGGCAAGGTGACCGTCCCGGCCACGGGCGGCTGGGGCGACATCGTCTCCCCCACGACGCCGCTGACGGACCCCGGCGGCACGATGAAGCTGTACGCCGTCTTCACCAACCCGGACTGGAGCGCCGACAAGCCGGACCTGTTCGCCGTCGACTGGCTGCACTTCAACGGTCAGGGTGTGGAGAAGCGTCAGGGAGCGGCAGTCACGGTCGCTGCCGCTCCGGCCACCGGCAACGCACCGCTCACGGTGCGGCTGACCGGCAAAGTGAAGCTGCCGGAGGGCCGCACCGCCGCCTCCTACCACTGGGACTTCGGCGACAACACCCGGCCCGCGGGTGAGGAGACCGCGACGGCGACCCACTCCTACCCCCGCCCGGGCGCCTACACCGCGCATCTCACCGCCACCGACGACAAGGGCGACACGACCAGCGGCTTCGTCCGCATCGACGTCAGTTGA
- a CDS encoding ABC transporter substrate-binding protein has protein sequence MTARRLLLTGLVPLLMAATACGGDDSGTTTSSSGKKLEKVTLTLNWYPYGEHAPFYYGKQQKIFEKHGIDLDIRAGQGSQKTVQATGAGQTDFGWADTPAVLSGVDAGVKVKSLGVFLQTTPSSVQFFESQNIKSPADLKGRTIAGTAGDALSKTFPIFLKKNGLSESDVKVQNTDPAGKIAAVISGKTDGLLGYASDQGPTMQNKAKKAVSYLRFSENGLNFYSNGLIAGQKVLTGKKDLAQRMAKAVSESFAAAEKAPEPAVSSMDGASEQLPPKEVLAEQFATTLTLLHTDATKGRAPGVNVEADWQQTIDVFAEAGLVSSPKAVEEYWDSATAMKG, from the coding sequence ATGACTGCGCGCAGACTGCTTCTGACCGGCCTCGTACCGCTGCTCATGGCCGCCACCGCCTGCGGCGGGGACGACTCCGGCACCACCACCAGCTCCTCAGGGAAGAAGCTGGAGAAGGTGACGCTGACGCTCAACTGGTACCCGTACGGAGAACACGCACCGTTCTACTACGGCAAGCAGCAGAAGATATTCGAGAAGCACGGCATCGACCTCGACATACGCGCCGGTCAGGGTTCACAGAAGACCGTGCAGGCGACCGGCGCGGGCCAGACCGACTTCGGCTGGGCCGACACACCCGCCGTGCTGTCCGGTGTCGACGCCGGTGTCAAGGTCAAGAGCCTCGGTGTCTTCCTGCAGACCACTCCGTCCTCGGTGCAGTTCTTCGAGTCGCAGAACATCAAGAGTCCCGCCGACCTCAAGGGCAGGACCATCGCGGGCACCGCCGGTGACGCCCTTTCCAAGACGTTCCCGATCTTCCTGAAGAAGAACGGCCTCAGCGAGTCCGACGTCAAGGTCCAGAACACCGACCCGGCGGGCAAGATCGCCGCTGTGATCTCCGGCAAGACCGACGGCCTGCTCGGATACGCCAGCGACCAGGGCCCCACCATGCAGAACAAGGCCAAGAAGGCCGTCTCCTACCTCCGGTTCTCCGAGAACGGCCTGAACTTCTACTCCAACGGCCTGATCGCCGGCCAGAAGGTCCTCACCGGAAAGAAGGACCTGGCGCAGCGCATGGCGAAGGCGGTCAGTGAATCGTTCGCGGCGGCCGAGAAGGCGCCCGAGCCGGCCGTCTCCTCGATGGACGGCGCGAGCGAGCAGCTGCCGCCGAAGGAGGTGCTGGCCGAGCAGTTCGCCACCACGCTCACCCTGCTGCACACCGACGCGACCAAGGGCCGGGCCCCCGGTGTGAACGTGGAGGCCGACTGGCAGCAGACCATCGACGTCTTCGCCGAGGCCGGACTGGTCAGCAGCCCCAAGGCCGTCGAGGAGTACTGGGACAGCGCGACCGCGATGAAGGGATGA
- a CDS encoding MmcQ/YjbR family DNA-binding protein produces MATADDVRRIALALPGAIEKLAWGMPTFRLDPRGRIFASLADDDRVMGVKCPIEDRAELIAAEPAKFFLREGHDDHYAWLRVRLEALDDEDELYAILLDSWRQAAPRKLLDAHPELTPPRH; encoded by the coding sequence ATGGCCACAGCCGACGACGTACGCAGGATCGCTCTCGCGCTCCCGGGAGCGATCGAGAAACTGGCCTGGGGCATGCCCACCTTCCGGCTGGATCCCCGCGGCCGGATCTTCGCGTCGCTGGCCGACGACGACCGGGTCATGGGTGTGAAGTGCCCCATTGAGGACCGCGCCGAGCTGATCGCCGCGGAACCCGCCAAGTTCTTCCTGCGCGAGGGCCACGACGACCACTACGCCTGGCTGCGGGTGCGGCTCGAAGCCCTGGACGACGAGGACGAGCTGTACGCGATCCTGCTCGACTCGTGGCGCCAGGCGGCCCCGCGCAAACTGCTCGACGCCCATCCGGAGCTGACGCCGCCGCGTCACTGA
- a CDS encoding transketolase — translation MAGELPGAPVPGVSRPGFRDLGRLMALMTGDEKHGPAATSTLDALWVLYDRVLRVTPSTTDAAERDRFLLSKGHGPMAYYAVLAAKGFFPEEWLAGFGSYDSPLGHHPDRVLVPGAEIGSGSLGHGLPLAVGTALGLRAQGLTDPRVWVLIGDAELDEGSNHEAIAYAGPAGLEQLHTLVVDNVSATHGWPGGIASRFEAAGWSAQTVDGRDHEALYAAFTAPHPGRPRAVVARVEPKNA, via the coding sequence ATGGCCGGCGAGCTGCCGGGCGCCCCCGTCCCCGGCGTTTCACGGCCCGGCTTCCGCGACCTCGGCCGACTGATGGCCCTGATGACCGGCGACGAGAAGCACGGCCCCGCCGCAACCTCCACGCTCGACGCGCTCTGGGTGCTGTACGACCGCGTACTGCGCGTGACACCGTCGACCACCGACGCTGCGGAGCGTGACCGCTTCCTGCTGTCCAAGGGGCACGGGCCGATGGCGTACTACGCCGTCCTCGCCGCCAAGGGATTCTTCCCCGAGGAGTGGCTGGCCGGCTTCGGCTCGTACGACTCCCCGCTCGGCCACCACCCCGACCGGGTCCTCGTACCCGGGGCCGAGATCGGCAGCGGATCCCTCGGCCACGGTCTGCCGCTGGCCGTGGGCACCGCCCTCGGGCTGCGGGCCCAAGGACTGACCGACCCCCGGGTCTGGGTCCTGATCGGTGACGCCGAGCTGGACGAGGGCAGCAACCACGAGGCCATCGCCTACGCCGGTCCCGCCGGTCTCGAGCAGTTGCACACGCTCGTCGTGGACAACGTGTCCGCGACCCACGGCTGGCCCGGCGGCATCGCCTCCCGGTTCGAGGCGGCCGGCTGGTCGGCGCAGACGGTCGACGGCAGGGACCACGAGGCGCTGTACGCCGCGTTCACGGCGCCGCACCCGGGGCGGCCACGGGCGGTCGTCGCCCGTGTCGAGCCCAAGAACGCCTGA
- a CDS encoding transketolase C-terminal domain-containing protein produces MDTMRDRFIATTSRLLDEEPRTALVLAEISADGFEQAQRRHPDRVINVGIREQLLIGAGGGIALSGMRPIMHTFASFLVERPFEQVKLDFGHQDTGGVLVSAGASYDWPAGGFTHMSPGDVALLDTLDGWTVHVPGHPDEAEVLLRHAVTGDGRVYVRLSQQSNAEARPVIGDRFLTLREGRGPAVVAVGPMLDNVLAATEGLDVSVLYATTVRPFDRQAVRAAAGGRGDVVIVEPYLEGTSTAAANDALADVPHRVLGLGVARRELRRYGTIDEHLAAHGLDPRSLRARISAFAGQKARAAHRRS; encoded by the coding sequence ATGGACACGATGCGTGACCGTTTCATCGCCACCACCTCCCGTCTGCTGGACGAGGAGCCGCGGACGGCCCTCGTCCTCGCCGAGATCAGCGCCGACGGCTTCGAGCAGGCACAGCGCCGCCATCCGGACCGGGTGATCAACGTGGGCATCCGCGAGCAGCTGCTCATCGGCGCCGGTGGCGGCATCGCCCTCAGCGGGATGCGGCCGATCATGCACACCTTCGCGAGCTTTCTCGTCGAGCGGCCCTTCGAGCAGGTGAAGCTCGACTTCGGTCATCAGGACACCGGAGGGGTGCTGGTGAGCGCCGGCGCCTCGTACGACTGGCCGGCCGGGGGCTTCACCCACATGTCCCCGGGGGACGTCGCCCTGCTGGACACCCTCGACGGGTGGACGGTCCATGTTCCGGGCCACCCCGACGAGGCAGAAGTGCTGCTGCGGCACGCGGTCACCGGCGACGGCCGGGTGTACGTGCGCCTGTCGCAGCAGAGCAACGCCGAGGCCCGGCCGGTCATCGGCGACCGCTTCCTCACCCTCCGGGAGGGCCGCGGGCCCGCGGTGGTCGCGGTCGGCCCGATGCTGGACAACGTCCTCGCGGCGACCGAAGGGCTCGACGTGAGCGTGCTCTACGCGACGACCGTGCGCCCCTTCGACCGGCAGGCCGTCCGGGCGGCGGCGGGCGGCCGGGGTGACGTCGTGATCGTCGAGCCGTATCTCGAGGGCACCTCGACCGCGGCCGCGAACGACGCCTTGGCGGACGTGCCGCACCGCGTGCTGGGCCTCGGTGTGGCGCGGCGCGAGCTGCGCCGGTACGGCACGATCGACGAGCACCTCGCCGCCCACGGCCTGGACCCGCGGTCCCTGAGGGCCCGCATCTCGGCGTTCGCCGGGCAGAAGGCCCGGGCCGCTCACCGCCGGAGCTGA
- a CDS encoding ABC transporter ATP-binding protein, translated as MTMPRNTTVREPDVTNDRQGGRSATTPAVGIKDVAVRFRTKNRDVTALTDVDLEVRAGEFVAIVGPSGCGKSTLLKLVAGLLKPSTGDVLLGGERVQGPRHDIGYVFQRAALLEWRSARRNILLQAEMRKMPAEVGRRRADELIAMTGLSGFEDALPHELSGGMQQRVALCRALLHEPPVLLMDEPFGALDALTREQMNTELNRIWRETGTTVLLVTHSISEACYLADRVVVMSARPGTITEIIDVGLPAERDYTETMGRAEFREATTHIRGLLGAASAQD; from the coding sequence ATGACGATGCCCAGGAACACCACCGTGCGGGAGCCGGACGTGACGAACGACAGACAGGGCGGCCGGTCCGCCACCACGCCGGCGGTCGGCATCAAGGACGTCGCCGTGCGCTTCCGCACCAAGAACCGCGACGTGACCGCGCTGACCGACGTCGATCTCGAGGTGCGGGCAGGGGAGTTCGTCGCCATCGTAGGGCCCTCGGGCTGCGGCAAGTCGACCCTGCTCAAACTGGTCGCCGGGCTGCTCAAGCCCTCGACGGGCGACGTGCTCCTCGGCGGTGAGCGGGTGCAGGGGCCGCGCCACGACATCGGATACGTGTTCCAGCGCGCCGCCCTGCTGGAGTGGCGCTCCGCCCGCCGCAACATCCTGCTCCAGGCGGAGATGCGGAAGATGCCGGCCGAGGTCGGGCGCAGGCGCGCCGACGAACTGATCGCGATGACGGGGCTGAGCGGCTTCGAGGACGCCCTGCCGCACGAACTCTCCGGCGGCATGCAGCAGCGCGTCGCGCTGTGCCGCGCCCTGCTGCACGAGCCGCCCGTACTGCTCATGGACGAGCCGTTCGGCGCGCTCGACGCCCTGACCCGCGAGCAGATGAACACCGAACTCAACCGGATCTGGCGGGAGACCGGCACCACGGTGCTGCTGGTGACCCACTCGATCTCCGAGGCCTGCTACCTCGCCGACCGGGTGGTCGTGATGAGCGCACGGCCAGGCACCATCACCGAGATCATCGACGTGGGGCTGCCCGCGGAGCGGGACTACACCGAGACGATGGGACGGGCCGAGTTCCGGGAGGCCACCACCCACATCCGCGGCCTGCTCGGCGCGGCCTCCGCGCAGGACTGA
- a CDS encoding sugar phosphate isomerase/epimerase has product MNGTRRAFLGRALGVAAAAAAVTAAGPLSSAAAAEETALETAQRSRRIPPSGIGMHLYTMRTPLAADFRGTLARLAQIGYATVGVSGRHGNSAAAIRSMLDETGLRAVLEHVAYDIVRGSGLPQAIEDTHTLGARWIVVPSLPGAMHTPAGFREAAREFNKAGLAARNAGLGPVLFHNHGADHQVVDGENLYDILLRETDPELVGFELDVYWAAKGGGSDPQDLFVEHRRRFPALHVKDMAPSGGFADVGSGVLDFAAMFDTARSGGVKQWLVEHDAPADPFATAQNSYTHLANLRY; this is encoded by the coding sequence ATGAACGGCACCAGACGCGCATTCCTCGGCAGGGCACTCGGCGTCGCCGCCGCTGCCGCGGCGGTCACCGCGGCGGGCCCGCTTTCCTCCGCGGCCGCGGCGGAGGAGACGGCTCTCGAGACGGCACAACGCTCCCGCCGCATCCCGCCTTCCGGGATCGGCATGCACCTCTACACCATGCGCACCCCGCTGGCGGCGGACTTCAGGGGGACCCTCGCCCGGCTTGCGCAGATCGGTTACGCGACGGTCGGTGTGAGCGGCCGGCACGGAAACAGCGCGGCCGCGATCCGCTCCATGCTCGACGAGACGGGGCTGCGGGCGGTCCTCGAGCACGTGGCTTACGACATCGTGCGCGGCAGCGGACTGCCGCAGGCCATCGAGGACACCCACACCCTCGGCGCACGGTGGATCGTCGTGCCGAGCCTGCCCGGGGCGATGCACACCCCGGCCGGATTCCGTGAGGCGGCCAGGGAGTTCAACAAGGCGGGCCTCGCCGCCCGCAACGCGGGGCTCGGCCCGGTGCTGTTCCACAACCACGGCGCCGACCACCAGGTGGTGGACGGCGAGAACCTGTACGACATCCTGCTGCGGGAGACCGACCCCGAGCTCGTGGGCTTCGAGCTGGACGTCTACTGGGCGGCCAAGGGCGGCGGCAGCGATCCGCAGGACCTGTTCGTGGAGCACCGCCGGCGGTTCCCGGCACTGCACGTCAAGGACATGGCCCCGAGCGGCGGGTTCGCCGACGTCGGCTCCGGGGTCCTGGACTTCGCCGCGATGTTCGACACCGCGCGCAGTGGCGGTGTGAAGCAGTGGCTGGTGGAGCACGACGCACCGGCCGACCCGTTCGCCACCGCGCAGAACAGCTACACCCACCTGGCGAACCTCAGGTACTGA
- a CDS encoding SpoIIE family protein phosphatase/ATP-binding protein has protein sequence MVGGRCYNWDCEPVSSPVPGVPVRSKLGRRFESVAGQVFVLQVAIVVLLAAGALLSLVLQSRYDIEREARNRSVSVAQTFARSPGLQEALRSPDPSAVLQPLAEETRGPAGVDFIVVMDTRGIRYSHPQPDRVGERFVGTIEPSLAGQVHTESVQGPLGKEIQAIVPVTSPEGDVIALVSAGLTVENVTGIAERQLPVILLAITGGLALATVGTALISRRLRRQTHGLGTHEMTRMYEHHDAVLHAVREGVLITDDDGRLLLANDEAGRLLGLPDDAEGRPVDQVGMDQRMAELLLSGRVATDEVLEAGDRLLVVNQRPTRPRGRPQGSAVTIRDSTEMQLLSSRAETARRRLKLLYDAGGDVGTTLDVVRTAEELADVAVPQLADFVTVDLADPVLKGDEPGPGADMRRTAVSGIRSDHPLYPLGSLIDFLPSTPQARGYGTGAAELVPDLHDAPGWHAQDPPRASAIVGYGIHSLIAAPLKARGVVLGVVNFWRSQKPEPFDEEDLSLAEELVGRAAVTMDNARRYTREHKLAVTLQRSLLPQDLPEQSAVDVAHFYQPAQSGVGGDWFDVIPLPGSRVGLVVGDVVGHGLHAAATMGRLRTAVHNFSSLDLPPDELLARLDTLVQRMDQEGDSAAQNGGVLGATCLYAVYDPISQNCTMARAGHMPPFVVAPDGSTTISELPAGPPLGLGGMPFETVELRLAEGSQLVLYTDGLVEERSRDIAEGMEKLRTALSHPDRDPHASRHAVLDALLPSCPSDDIALLIARTRTLGAGRVAQWDVPFDPSAVGTMRGLTADQLEEWGLQELAFTTELILSELITNAIRYGAAPVRVRLVRDRTLTCEVWDASSTAPHLRYAATTDEGGRGLFLVAQLSEVWGTRYTPEGKVIWAEQVLPAPGSALA, from the coding sequence CGGTTTCCGTGGCGCAGACCTTCGCGCGATCCCCGGGCCTGCAGGAAGCACTGAGGTCGCCGGACCCGTCCGCGGTCCTGCAGCCCCTCGCCGAGGAGACGCGCGGCCCCGCGGGGGTGGACTTCATCGTGGTGATGGACACCCGCGGCATCCGCTACAGCCACCCGCAGCCGGACCGCGTCGGTGAGCGGTTCGTCGGCACGATCGAGCCGTCGCTCGCCGGCCAGGTGCACACCGAGAGTGTGCAGGGGCCGCTCGGCAAGGAGATCCAGGCGATCGTGCCGGTCACCTCGCCCGAGGGCGATGTCATCGCCCTGGTCTCGGCAGGTCTGACTGTGGAGAACGTGACCGGCATCGCCGAGCGCCAACTTCCGGTCATCCTCCTGGCCATCACCGGCGGTCTGGCACTGGCCACCGTCGGCACGGCGCTGATCAGCCGAAGACTGCGTCGCCAGACCCACGGCCTCGGCACACATGAGATGACCCGCATGTACGAGCACCACGACGCAGTGCTCCACGCCGTGCGCGAAGGGGTGCTGATCACCGACGACGACGGACGGCTGCTCCTGGCGAACGACGAGGCCGGACGGTTGCTCGGCCTGCCGGACGACGCCGAAGGACGCCCCGTCGATCAGGTCGGCATGGATCAACGGATGGCGGAACTGCTGCTGTCCGGCCGGGTGGCCACCGACGAGGTGCTGGAGGCCGGGGACCGGCTGCTCGTGGTCAATCAGCGGCCCACCCGCCCCCGGGGCCGCCCGCAGGGCTCGGCGGTCACCATCCGCGACTCCACCGAGATGCAGCTCCTGAGCAGCCGGGCGGAGACGGCCCGCAGGCGGCTCAAGCTGCTCTACGACGCCGGGGGTGACGTCGGCACCACGCTCGACGTGGTGCGCACCGCGGAGGAACTGGCCGACGTCGCCGTTCCCCAGCTGGCGGACTTCGTCACGGTCGACCTGGCCGACCCGGTGCTGAAGGGCGACGAGCCCGGCCCGGGCGCCGACATGCGGCGCACCGCGGTCAGCGGCATCCGCTCCGATCACCCGCTGTACCCGCTCGGCAGTCTGATCGACTTCCTGCCGTCCACGCCGCAGGCCCGCGGGTACGGCACGGGCGCAGCCGAACTCGTGCCCGATCTCCATGACGCGCCGGGCTGGCACGCCCAGGACCCGCCGCGGGCATCGGCGATCGTGGGCTACGGGATCCACTCGCTCATCGCGGCTCCACTGAAGGCCAGGGGTGTCGTGCTCGGAGTGGTCAACTTCTGGCGGTCGCAAAAGCCGGAACCGTTCGACGAGGAAGACCTGTCCCTGGCCGAGGAGCTCGTCGGCCGCGCCGCGGTCACCATGGACAACGCCCGCCGCTACACCCGCGAACACAAACTCGCCGTGACGCTCCAGCGCAGCCTGCTGCCGCAGGATCTGCCCGAGCAGAGTGCCGTGGACGTCGCGCACTTCTACCAGCCCGCGCAATCCGGAGTGGGCGGGGACTGGTTCGACGTGATCCCCCTGCCGGGCAGCCGCGTCGGTCTCGTCGTCGGAGACGTCGTCGGGCACGGCCTGCACGCCGCGGCCACCATGGGGCGGCTGCGCACGGCCGTGCACAACTTCTCCTCCCTGGACCTGCCGCCCGACGAACTCCTCGCCCGCCTCGACACCCTCGTCCAGCGTATGGACCAGGAAGGCGACAGCGCCGCCCAGAACGGCGGCGTCCTGGGCGCGACCTGCCTGTACGCCGTCTACGACCCGATCTCCCAGAACTGCACCATGGCACGAGCAGGACACATGCCGCCGTTCGTGGTCGCCCCGGACGGCTCGACGACGATCTCGGAACTGCCGGCCGGACCCCCGTTGGGGCTGGGAGGCATGCCGTTCGAGACCGTGGAACTGCGCCTGGCGGAAGGCAGTCAGCTCGTCCTGTACACCGACGGGCTGGTCGAGGAGCGGAGCCGGGACATCGCAGAGGGCATGGAAAAGCTGCGCACGGCGCTGAGCCACCCCGACCGGGACCCGCACGCCAGCCGCCACGCCGTACTCGATGCCCTGCTCCCCAGCTGCCCGTCCGACGACATCGCGCTGCTCATCGCCCGGACACGGACCTTGGGAGCCGGCCGGGTCGCGCAGTGGGACGTGCCGTTCGACCCGAGCGCGGTCGGTACCATGCGCGGCCTCACGGCCGATCAACTCGAGGAGTGGGGTCTGCAGGAACTCGCCTTCACCACGGAACTGATCCTGAGTGAGCTCATCACCAACGCCATACGGTACGGCGCCGCGCCGGTTCGCGTCCGCCTGGTGCGCGATCGCACCCTGACCTGCGAGGTGTGGGACGCCAGCAGTACCGCCCCGCACCTGCGGTACGCCGCCACCACGGACGAGGGGGGCCGCGGACTGTTCCTGGTGGCGCAGCTCAGCGAGGTCTGGGGCACCAGATACACACCGGAAGGCAAGGTCATCTGGGCCGAACAGGTCCTGCCCGCCCCCGGCAGTGCCCTCGCCTAG